The proteins below come from a single Roseiflexus sp. RS-1 genomic window:
- a CDS encoding ABC transporter ATP-binding protein produces the protein MAIKTTDSCAVITDRLTRRFGSFIAVNEVSFQVSHGEVFGFLGPNGSGKTTTIRMLCGLLTPSSGSGRVLGLDIARDQEAIRQRIGYMSQKFSLYGDLTARENLTFYAEVYGLPRNVRAARIDELLDLSGLRGHDRTLTSELPGGWRQRLALACAIVHRPQVLFLDEPTSGVDPEARRAFWKQIYDLAGEGVTVFVTTHFMDEAEHCHRIGLMYGGSLVALDAPMALKQTAINGAVLEVEGTPQELAHTVALAHPGVRDVAPHGARLHVLVDDATVRMPQLAVALESAQVRDVRIERIEPSLEDVFVAIVDRFLAKNETSSDALQ, from the coding sequence ATGGCGATCAAGACAACCGACTCTTGCGCAGTCATAACCGACCGCCTGACTCGCCGTTTTGGTTCGTTCATCGCGGTCAACGAGGTATCATTCCAGGTGTCGCACGGCGAGGTGTTCGGTTTCTTGGGACCGAACGGTTCGGGCAAAACGACGACTATTCGGATGCTGTGCGGCTTGCTGACGCCGAGCAGCGGCAGCGGGCGCGTGCTGGGTCTCGACATTGCCCGCGATCAGGAGGCGATCCGCCAGCGCATCGGCTACATGTCGCAGAAGTTCAGTCTGTACGGTGATCTGACCGCGCGCGAGAATCTGACATTTTACGCCGAAGTGTACGGTCTTCCGCGCAACGTGCGCGCGGCGCGGATTGATGAGTTGCTCGATCTGTCCGGGCTGCGCGGTCATGACCGGACACTGACATCTGAGCTTCCCGGTGGATGGCGTCAGCGTCTGGCGCTGGCGTGCGCCATCGTTCATCGTCCCCAGGTGTTGTTTCTGGATGAGCCGACCAGCGGTGTCGATCCAGAAGCGCGGCGCGCATTCTGGAAACAGATCTACGATCTGGCGGGAGAAGGAGTGACCGTTTTTGTGACGACCCACTTCATGGATGAAGCCGAACATTGTCATCGCATCGGGCTGATGTATGGCGGTTCGCTCGTCGCGCTCGACGCCCCGATGGCGCTGAAGCAAACGGCAATCAATGGCGCGGTGCTGGAAGTGGAAGGCACGCCGCAGGAACTGGCGCACACCGTAGCGCTGGCGCACCCCGGCGTGCGCGATGTCGCCCCGCATGGCGCGCGTCTCCACGTGCTCGTCGATGACGCCACCGTGCGCATGCCGCAACTCGCCGTCGCCCTCGAATCGGCGCAGGTGCGTGATGTTCGCATCGAACGGATCGAACCTTCGCTCGAAGATGTGTTTGTTGCAATTGTTGATCGTTTTCTGGCAAAAAATGAAACCTCCTCCGACGCGCTCCAATGA
- a CDS encoding Na+/H+ antiporter subunit C, with amino-acid sequence MEFIWAIVIGALYAAGLYMIMRRSIFKIVLGLALLGYAANLLIFIVSNLTRGNPPLVPPGATAPIAPYADPLPQALILTAIVIGFGVQAFTIVLFRRAYRSCGADDIDELRTTEH; translated from the coding sequence ATGGAGTTTATCTGGGCAATCGTCATCGGTGCGTTGTATGCAGCCGGGCTTTACATGATCATGCGCCGCAGCATTTTCAAGATCGTTCTGGGGCTGGCGCTCCTCGGATACGCCGCGAATCTGCTGATCTTCATCGTCTCGAATCTGACGCGCGGCAATCCGCCACTGGTACCGCCCGGCGCAACCGCGCCGATCGCACCGTATGCCGACCCATTGCCGCAGGCGCTGATCCTGACCGCCATCGTCATCGGCTTTGGCGTCCAGGCGTTTACCATCGTTCTGTTCCGCCGTGCGTATCGGAGTTGCGGCGCGGATGACATTGATGAACTGAGAACAACAGAGCACTGA
- a CDS encoding Mrp/NBP35 family ATP-binding protein — protein sequence MGLFSRRDDALSEQRVLQALSTVQEPELGGDLVSRRMIKNLVIDGDTVRFAVELTTPACPLKDQIQRECEEALEKIAGIPRERVSIEFTAQVRPRGGIPEHVAIPGVSHVIAVSAGKGGVGKSTVAVNLAVALAREGAQVGLLDADVYGPSVPLMMGVRSQQPEAVSGPDGEPRMLPVEAHGIKMMSIGFLIDDRQPVIWRGPMVSQLLRQFLYQVLWAPLDYLIIDMPPGTGDIALTLAQSLQNAGLTGVVTVTTPQQVATADVLKSMEMFRKVNVPLLGIIENMAYFVAPDTGKRYDIFGSGGAARLAAQLGVPLLGQIPIGLSIREGGDHGQPAVLSDLPDAYADVFCEIARKLAARISVMEYA from the coding sequence ATGGGTCTCTTTTCACGTCGCGATGATGCGTTGAGCGAGCAACGCGTGTTGCAGGCGCTGTCAACCGTCCAGGAGCCGGAACTCGGCGGTGATCTGGTATCGCGCAGGATGATCAAAAACCTGGTCATCGACGGCGATACGGTGCGTTTTGCGGTGGAATTGACCACTCCTGCCTGTCCGCTCAAGGATCAGATCCAGCGCGAGTGTGAAGAAGCGCTCGAAAAGATCGCTGGCATCCCGCGTGAACGGGTGAGCATCGAGTTTACCGCTCAGGTGCGACCCCGTGGCGGTATTCCCGAACATGTCGCCATCCCTGGCGTCAGCCATGTCATCGCGGTCTCTGCTGGCAAGGGCGGCGTGGGAAAGTCGACCGTCGCCGTCAACCTGGCGGTGGCGCTCGCGCGTGAGGGCGCACAGGTCGGTTTGCTCGACGCCGATGTGTACGGTCCATCGGTGCCGCTGATGATGGGCGTGCGCTCGCAGCAACCAGAGGCAGTGAGCGGTCCTGATGGCGAGCCGCGTATGCTGCCCGTTGAAGCGCACGGCATCAAGATGATGTCGATCGGTTTTTTGATCGATGACCGGCAACCGGTGATCTGGCGTGGACCCATGGTATCGCAACTGTTGCGGCAGTTCCTCTATCAGGTGCTGTGGGCGCCGCTCGATTATCTGATCATCGATATGCCCCCCGGCACTGGCGACATTGCGCTGACCCTGGCGCAATCGTTGCAGAATGCCGGTCTGACCGGCGTGGTGACGGTCACAACGCCGCAGCAGGTGGCGACTGCCGATGTGCTGAAGAGTATGGAAATGTTTCGCAAAGTGAACGTGCCGCTGCTCGGTATCATCGAGAACATGGCATACTTCGTCGCGCCGGATACCGGAAAGCGCTACGACATCTTCGGGTCGGGCGGTGCGGCACGGTTGGCGGCGCAACTTGGGGTGCCGCTGTTGGGGCAGATTCCCATCGGGTTGAGCATCCGCGAAGGGGGTGATCACGGTCAACCGGCGGTGCTCAGCGACCTGCCGGACGCCTATGCTGATGTCTTTTGCGAGATTGCGCGCAAACTGGCGGCGCGCATCAGCGTTATGGAGTATGCCTAA
- a CDS encoding universal stress protein, whose amino-acid sequence MIHRILVPLDGSVTAEAILPYATSLARATDASLLLLRIVTPGEVSQSLFWKTTIPAELRREWTEEALTRANVYLASVAERLRARGLHVVFDVQPADDAATAIVARAEHEPEVRLIAMTTHGYGGALRWAFGSVAAKVLHAAPTPLLVVRSNGGEHPSVTEVPYRTICVPLDGSPLAEQALATAQPIAARIGATLLLVCVVTGDDIAEARKYLEGVAERLRANRFDVQTRVVEGIPADQIIYVAQTEHADLIVMATHGRTGLRQIWLGSVATKVVHSAELPVLLVRAYQEEG is encoded by the coding sequence ATGATACATCGGATACTTGTACCGCTCGATGGATCGGTCACCGCCGAAGCCATTCTGCCATATGCCACGTCACTGGCGCGCGCTACCGACGCATCGCTGCTTCTGCTGCGCATTGTCACTCCTGGCGAGGTCAGTCAATCACTCTTCTGGAAAACCACCATTCCAGCGGAATTGCGCCGTGAGTGGACCGAAGAAGCGCTAACGCGCGCAAATGTCTACCTGGCAAGCGTGGCGGAACGGCTGCGTGCCAGAGGACTGCACGTTGTGTTTGACGTACAACCGGCGGACGACGCCGCTACTGCCATCGTGGCGCGGGCAGAACACGAGCCGGAAGTTCGCCTGATTGCAATGACAACCCACGGCTACGGCGGCGCCCTGCGCTGGGCATTCGGCAGCGTTGCGGCGAAGGTGTTGCATGCCGCGCCGACGCCGTTGCTCGTCGTGCGCTCGAACGGAGGAGAACACCCATCGGTGACTGAAGTTCCCTACCGCACCATCTGCGTGCCTCTCGACGGTTCGCCGCTCGCGGAACAGGCACTGGCTACCGCCCAACCAATTGCCGCGCGGATCGGCGCAACCCTGCTGCTGGTCTGCGTCGTTACAGGCGACGACATTGCCGAAGCGCGCAAGTATCTGGAGGGTGTGGCGGAGCGTCTGCGCGCCAACCGCTTCGACGTGCAGACCCGTGTGGTTGAAGGTATTCCGGCGGATCAGATCATCTATGTCGCACAAACCGAACACGCCGATCTGATCGTCATGGCAACCCACGGGCGCACGGGATTGCGCCAGATCTGGCTCGGCAGCGTGGCGACCAAAGTGGTGCATAGTGCGGAGTTGCCGGTGCTGCTGGTGCGGGCGTATCAGGAAGAAGGCTGA
- a CDS encoding putative monovalent cation/H+ antiporter subunit A — protein sequence MLTAVLSGFGGAIAAPWLHRFAPRHAGWLAALLPFALMIYFISLVPAVAGGDALRFSYAWVPGLGVNLSFRIDGLSLLFALLITGIGTLVLIYAGGYLANDPMLGRMLTLLLIFMAAMLGIVTSDNLIALFVFWELTTISSYMLIGYKHEYEKARKAALQSLLVTGIGGLALLAGIVLLGQIAGTLELSEMLKQGDVVRAHPLYGGILALVLFGAFTKSAQFPFHFWLPGAMEAPTPVSSYLHSATMVKAGVFLLARLNPVLGGTEAWQLLLTFFGGATMIVGSFLAVQQTDLKRILAYTTVSALGTLVLLIGVGTDDAIKAAMVFTLGHALYKGALFQVAGSVDHETGARDISQLGGLRTAMPITAAAAMLAALSMAGLPPMLGFIAKEVQYKANLSEPILIGVALLTNILTVVAAGFVSLRVFTGQPVHTPKHAHEAPLSMWLGPVALALGGLGAGLFSTQIGNFLIGPATGSVLGKVKAVELVLWAGIEGAAGQALALSGVTLLAGIGLYYARSIFPRIAAATAPLAALGAESWYHRSVNGMLLLAERQTRVLQNGYLRFYIGLIITTTLILTGLMLLVGRVTITIPQNWTDVRVYELVVALIILSATTFVLRATSRMAAVVGLGFVGYGTALTFLLFGGPDLAITQFAVETLSAILFVLVVYRLPRFGNLSSVGARVRSAALAIAGGALMTMLTLIALAEPTESRLSSFMAENSQPLANGRNVVNVILVDFRGFDTMGEITVLGVAAIGIYALLKLVLAPERDRRAETDGSRDGKTEGVPRERAEVIDA from the coding sequence ATGCTGACTGCGGTTCTTTCAGGATTTGGCGGCGCAATTGCTGCGCCATGGTTGCACCGATTCGCGCCACGCCACGCTGGATGGCTCGCGGCATTGTTGCCGTTTGCATTGATGATCTATTTCATCAGTCTCGTTCCGGCAGTCGCTGGCGGCGATGCGCTGCGCTTCAGTTATGCCTGGGTTCCGGGCCTGGGAGTCAACCTGTCGTTTCGCATCGATGGCTTGAGTCTCCTCTTTGCCCTGTTGATCACCGGCATTGGCACACTGGTATTGATCTACGCCGGCGGCTACCTGGCGAATGACCCGATGCTGGGGCGGATGTTAACGCTGCTGCTGATCTTCATGGCAGCAATGCTCGGCATCGTCACGTCCGACAATCTGATCGCGCTGTTTGTGTTCTGGGAATTGACGACGATCAGTTCATACATGCTGATTGGATACAAGCACGAATACGAGAAGGCGCGCAAGGCGGCGTTGCAGAGCCTGCTGGTCACGGGTATCGGCGGACTGGCGCTGCTGGCGGGGATCGTGCTGCTGGGACAGATCGCCGGGACGCTGGAGCTCAGCGAGATGCTGAAGCAGGGCGATGTGGTGCGTGCGCATCCGCTGTACGGCGGCATTCTCGCGCTGGTGCTGTTTGGCGCGTTCACCAAATCGGCGCAGTTTCCCTTCCACTTCTGGCTTCCAGGGGCGATGGAAGCGCCAACGCCGGTCAGCTCGTACCTGCACTCGGCAACGATGGTGAAAGCAGGCGTGTTCCTGCTGGCGCGCCTGAATCCGGTGCTTGGCGGGACGGAAGCATGGCAATTGCTCCTTACCTTCTTTGGCGGCGCCACGATGATCGTCGGCTCGTTTCTGGCAGTGCAGCAGACGGACCTGAAGCGCATCCTGGCATATACAACCGTCTCGGCGCTCGGTACGCTGGTGCTGCTGATCGGCGTCGGAACGGATGATGCCATCAAAGCGGCGATGGTCTTTACTCTGGGGCATGCCCTCTACAAGGGTGCGCTCTTCCAGGTAGCGGGTTCGGTCGATCACGAAACCGGCGCCCGCGACATTTCGCAGCTGGGAGGTTTGCGCACTGCGATGCCGATCACCGCCGCCGCTGCCATGCTGGCCGCGCTTTCAATGGCCGGGCTGCCGCCGATGCTTGGTTTTATCGCCAAGGAAGTGCAGTACAAGGCGAACCTCAGTGAACCGATCCTGATCGGTGTTGCGCTTCTGACGAACATCCTGACGGTCGTTGCCGCCGGTTTCGTGTCGTTGCGCGTGTTCACCGGTCAACCGGTGCACACGCCAAAGCATGCGCACGAAGCGCCGCTGAGCATGTGGCTCGGTCCGGTTGCGCTGGCGCTGGGTGGGCTTGGCGCCGGACTGTTCTCGACACAGATCGGCAATTTCTTGATCGGACCCGCAACCGGATCAGTGCTTGGGAAGGTGAAAGCGGTCGAACTGGTGCTGTGGGCTGGCATCGAGGGCGCCGCCGGGCAGGCGCTGGCGTTGAGCGGCGTCACCCTGCTCGCTGGCATTGGTCTGTATTATGCGCGCAGCATCTTCCCGCGCATCGCTGCTGCAACCGCGCCGCTTGCAGCGCTGGGAGCGGAAAGCTGGTATCACCGCTCGGTCAACGGTATGCTTCTACTGGCAGAACGACAGACCCGCGTCTTGCAGAACGGCTATCTGCGCTTCTACATCGGACTGATCATTACGACAACTCTGATCCTGACCGGCCTGATGCTGCTGGTTGGTCGGGTGACGATCACCATACCACAGAACTGGACTGACGTACGCGTCTACGAACTGGTTGTGGCATTGATCATCCTTTCGGCGACGACTTTTGTTCTCCGTGCAACGTCACGCATGGCGGCAGTTGTCGGGCTGGGATTCGTCGGGTATGGCACAGCGCTCACGTTTCTGCTCTTCGGCGGTCCCGATCTGGCTATTACCCAGTTTGCTGTCGAGACGCTGAGCGCTATTCTCTTCGTTCTGGTTGTCTACCGCCTGCCACGCTTCGGCAATCTTTCGAGCGTCGGTGCACGAGTGCGATCTGCAGCGCTTGCAATTGCCGGTGGTGCACTGATGACGATGCTTACGCTTATCGCACTGGCAGAACCGACCGAGTCGCGCCTGAGCAGTTTTATGGCGGAGAACAGTCAACCACTGGCAAATGGACGAAACGTGGTCAATGTTATTCTGGTCGATTTCCGCGGTTTCGATACCATGGGCGAAATCACCGTGCTCGGCGTGGCTGCGATCGGCATCTATGCCCTGCTCAAACTGGTTCTGGCGCCTGAACGGGATCGGCGAGCGGAGACCGATGGATCGCGCGATGGGAAAACGGAAGGCGTGCCACGCGAGCGCGCCGAGGTGATCGACGCATAA
- a CDS encoding ABC transporter ATP-binding protein, whose product MNQTYAIEAIDLSRAFGPVRAVDRLNLTVTAGRIHGLLGPDGAGKTTTLRLICGALRPDHGRAIVAGIDVTRDPEGVKQRIGYMPQRFSLYGDLTVLENLRFYADVYGVPQAERPALLKRLLGFSRLAPFQNRRTDALSGGMRQKLALACALIHRPQVLLLDEPTTGVDPVSRREFWDILREAVYADGMTVLLTTPYMDEAERCHEVSFMRAGALLAHGAPHELQRLVPGVVLEVRADPRHAAEAVLRILPGIRDVHIFGDRLHVIAETSFDAAALRQALGDAGVALHTVHPVMPGMEDVFLHLQRERKSQ is encoded by the coding sequence ATGAATCAGACGTATGCTATCGAAGCAATCGATCTGAGCCGCGCATTCGGTCCGGTGCGCGCCGTTGATCGTCTGAACCTGACCGTCACCGCAGGACGGATCCACGGGTTGCTCGGACCCGATGGCGCAGGGAAAACGACGACGCTGCGGTTGATCTGCGGCGCGCTGCGACCTGATCACGGGCGCGCAATTGTTGCCGGGATCGACGTGACCCGTGACCCGGAAGGGGTAAAGCAGCGCATCGGGTACATGCCGCAACGCTTCAGTCTGTACGGCGATCTGACAGTGCTCGAGAATCTGCGCTTTTATGCCGATGTCTATGGTGTGCCACAGGCAGAACGTCCGGCGCTGCTGAAGCGATTGCTCGGGTTCAGTCGCCTGGCGCCGTTTCAGAACCGCCGCACCGATGCACTTTCTGGCGGCATGCGACAGAAACTGGCGCTGGCGTGTGCGTTGATCCACCGTCCCCAGGTGCTGCTGCTCGACGAACCGACCACCGGCGTTGATCCGGTGTCACGGCGCGAGTTCTGGGATATTCTGCGCGAAGCGGTCTATGCCGACGGTATGACCGTCCTGTTGACCACGCCGTATATGGATGAAGCGGAACGCTGTCATGAGGTGAGCTTTATGCGCGCGGGCGCGCTGCTGGCGCACGGCGCTCCGCACGAATTGCAGCGCCTCGTGCCCGGTGTTGTGCTGGAAGTGCGTGCCGACCCGCGACACGCAGCGGAGGCGGTGCTGCGCATACTGCCTGGCATTCGGGATGTGCACATCTTCGGCGACCGTCTCCACGTTATCGCCGAAACCTCATTCGACGCCGCCGCATTGCGCCAGGCGTTAGGAGATGCTGGCGTCGCACTGCATACCGTCCATCCCGTCATGCCTGGTATGGAGGATGTCTTTCTGCATTTGCAACGAGAAAGGAAGTCGCAATGA
- a CDS encoding alpha/beta fold hydrolase: protein MKDADDDTRVVQRRDCAIAGPEGAPVFVLIHGARLTRAMWQPQIEALSDTFRVIAPDLPGHGALAGVPFSLDAAVEQVAAVVDAIVGERVIVCGLSLGGYVALAFGARYPSRATALILSGCAFAFNGFAGRLLRAPYLAIARLLTANFAPLLARAEERTFRKRYPPALADAIVARGFFYRFYPEISAALIDFDPLPALRACECPVLLLNGAADRFFRRDERLYLRTLRAGRVRLIEGAAHLANLDQPEAYTQALRDFATEMATVR from the coding sequence ATGAAGGACGCTGACGATGACACGAGAGTGGTGCAGCGACGCGATTGCGCTATCGCAGGACCGGAAGGTGCGCCTGTCTTTGTGCTGATCCACGGGGCGCGTCTGACGCGCGCTATGTGGCAACCGCAGATCGAGGCGCTCAGTGATACGTTTCGGGTGATTGCCCCTGATCTTCCCGGGCATGGCGCGCTGGCTGGCGTTCCGTTTTCCCTTGATGCAGCAGTGGAGCAGGTCGCCGCAGTCGTCGATGCCATCGTCGGCGAACGTGTGATTGTGTGTGGACTATCGCTGGGCGGATATGTTGCACTGGCGTTTGGCGCGCGTTATCCTTCGCGCGCAACGGCGCTGATCCTGTCGGGATGCGCATTCGCGTTCAATGGTTTTGCCGGTCGCCTGCTGCGTGCGCCATATCTGGCGATTGCGCGTCTGCTGACCGCCAATTTCGCACCTTTGCTGGCGCGCGCCGAAGAGCGCACATTCCGCAAACGCTACCCTCCGGCGCTGGCTGACGCTATTGTGGCGCGTGGGTTCTTTTACCGTTTCTATCCTGAGATCTCAGCTGCGCTGATCGACTTCGATCCGCTGCCGGCGCTCCGCGCGTGCGAATGTCCGGTTTTGTTGCTCAACGGGGCTGCGGATCGCTTCTTCCGGCGTGACGAGCGATTGTATCTGCGCACGCTGCGCGCTGGTCGGGTGCGCCTGATCGAAGGCGCTGCGCATCTGGCGAACCTGGATCAGCCCGAAGCGTACACGCAGGCGCTACGCGACTTTGCAACCGAAATGGCGACTGTTCGATGA
- a CDS encoding TetR/AcrR family transcriptional regulator, with translation MKDDSDTRDRRRRILDAALQVFGAKGFQKATNRDIAEAAGGISPGLIYHYFKDKQDLFLCMLRERAAIMALVDHPQQLMDLPLRQGLALIGRSYLTMMRVPENVALFRIVLAETLHFPEVATMIRQHFVDRVFGVVRAYLQHQIDLGRLRPHDTGVSVRTFLGGILIHVIAREVLRQPEALQISDDQIVALAVEIFLHGLSLEAEEM, from the coding sequence GTGAAAGACGACAGCGATACGCGCGATCGGCGACGGCGCATTCTCGATGCGGCGTTGCAGGTGTTCGGCGCCAAAGGATTTCAGAAAGCGACCAACCGGGACATCGCCGAAGCAGCGGGCGGCATTTCGCCGGGCCTGATCTACCACTACTTCAAGGACAAACAAGACCTCTTTCTCTGCATGTTGCGTGAGCGCGCCGCAATTATGGCGCTGGTCGATCATCCGCAGCAGTTGATGGATCTGCCGCTCCGTCAGGGGTTGGCCCTGATTGGGCGCTCCTACCTGACGATGATGCGCGTTCCAGAGAATGTCGCCTTGTTTCGTATCGTTCTGGCGGAAACGCTCCACTTCCCGGAAGTTGCAACCATGATCCGGCAGCACTTCGTCGATCGTGTCTTCGGTGTCGTGCGCGCTTACCTGCAGCATCAGATCGATCTCGGACGTCTCCGCCCGCACGATACGGGAGTCAGTGTGCGCACATTCCTTGGCGGCATTCTGATCCATGTGATTGCGCGCGAGGTGCTGCGTCAGCCGGAAGCCCTCCAGATCAGCGATGATCAGATCGTCGCACTGGCAGTTGAGATCTTTCTCCACGGTCTCAGCCTCGAAGCGGAGGAGATGTAA
- a CDS encoding efflux RND transporter periplasmic adaptor subunit, whose amino-acid sequence MHPRARIIILLVLVAVLIGGGYWLLQESAQARNGTLTGTGTIEAEEVLVTAEIAGRVQHLFVDEGSEVRIGEDLAQIDTALLEAQLDQAKAAVAAAEANLAQIRAGTRSEEIAIAEAQVKQAEAAARGAEQAYEHALEILNNPQELELQLVQARAQRDAALRTLEKLRAGVRQEDIDAARASMHLAQEGLQSARDRLSAAKTLAEAQVEQAAAALTQAQARYAQAKTNWEYVRDTGQDALMPTVLVTLPTGVQRLPNTVSDGVREQYYAQFVQAEAALRQAETALEQALVQAEEARQAEAVGVRQAELQVSIAQATLAKAEAGPTRQEIAAAETALANAQRLLDVVEAMRANPQQLRAAVDAARTQQAIAEAQLAQARARLDLARNGARPEQIQAAEAQLAQARASLHQVEVMIDKARLRAPRTGIVLSRPIHEGEQVTPGTPLMTIGALDPVRLTVYISEADIGRVRLGQAAEVTVDSFPGRVFHGTVTFIAQRAEFTPRNVQTRDERATTVFAVRIELPNADYALKPGMPADVVLVEKD is encoded by the coding sequence ATGCACCCACGTGCACGAATAATCATTCTGCTCGTCCTGGTCGCCGTGCTCATCGGCGGTGGCTACTGGTTGTTGCAGGAATCGGCGCAGGCGAGGAACGGAACCCTGACCGGCACGGGAACGATTGAAGCGGAAGAAGTGCTGGTGACGGCCGAGATCGCCGGACGTGTGCAGCATCTCTTCGTCGATGAAGGGTCGGAGGTGCGGATCGGGGAGGATCTGGCGCAGATCGACACTGCATTGCTCGAGGCGCAACTGGATCAGGCGAAGGCGGCGGTTGCAGCAGCCGAGGCGAACCTGGCGCAGATCCGTGCCGGAACCCGCAGCGAGGAGATTGCCATCGCTGAGGCGCAGGTCAAACAGGCGGAGGCGGCAGCAAGAGGGGCGGAGCAGGCGTATGAGCATGCACTGGAGATTCTGAACAATCCGCAGGAACTGGAATTGCAACTGGTGCAGGCGCGCGCGCAACGTGATGCGGCGCTGCGAACGCTGGAAAAACTGCGCGCTGGCGTCCGCCAGGAAGATATCGATGCTGCGCGCGCATCGATGCACCTGGCACAGGAAGGGTTACAATCCGCCCGCGACCGCCTCTCCGCTGCGAAAACGCTGGCGGAGGCGCAGGTGGAACAGGCTGCGGCAGCGTTGACCCAGGCGCAGGCGCGGTATGCGCAGGCGAAGACCAACTGGGAGTATGTGCGCGATACGGGTCAGGATGCGTTGATGCCGACCGTGCTGGTCACACTGCCGACCGGTGTGCAACGTCTGCCGAATACCGTAAGTGACGGGGTGCGCGAACAGTACTATGCGCAATTCGTTCAGGCGGAAGCCGCGCTGCGCCAGGCGGAGACGGCGCTCGAACAGGCGTTGGTGCAGGCGGAAGAGGCGCGCCAGGCAGAGGCGGTCGGCGTGCGCCAGGCGGAGTTGCAGGTGAGTATCGCACAGGCGACGCTGGCAAAAGCGGAAGCAGGACCGACCCGTCAGGAGATTGCTGCTGCCGAGACTGCACTCGCAAATGCGCAGCGGTTGCTCGACGTGGTCGAAGCAATGCGCGCCAATCCGCAGCAATTGCGCGCTGCCGTTGATGCTGCGCGCACGCAGCAAGCGATTGCAGAAGCGCAACTGGCGCAGGCGCGGGCGCGGCTTGATCTGGCGCGCAATGGCGCGCGTCCAGAGCAGATCCAGGCGGCGGAAGCGCAACTGGCGCAGGCGCGGGCATCCCTGCATCAGGTGGAGGTGATGATCGACAAGGCAAGGTTGCGCGCACCGCGCACCGGCATCGTCCTGAGCCGCCCGATCCACGAAGGAGAGCAGGTGACCCCCGGCACGCCGTTAATGACCATCGGCGCCCTCGATCCCGTGCGCCTGACGGTGTACATCAGCGAGGCGGATATCGGGCGTGTGCGTCTCGGTCAGGCGGCAGAGGTCACAGTGGACAGTTTTCCAGGTCGAGTCTTTCATGGTACAGTAACATTCATTGCCCAAAGAGCGGAATTTACGCCGCGGAACGTGCAGACGCGCGATGAGCGCGCAACGACGGTGTTCGCGGTACGGATTGAGTTGCCGAATGCTGACTACGCCCTCAAGCCGGGGATGCCAGCGGATGTTGTGCTGGTGGAGAAGGACTGA
- a CDS encoding Na+/H+ antiporter subunit B: MYSLILATATRLLIPLMLIFSIFLLIRGHNEPGGGFVGGLVAGAAFTLYAAAYGVSQAQSALRFDPKQLVGFGLLVAVVSGLLAFIQGLPFMTGLWYKEPLPVIGKVGTPLLFDVGVYLVVLGIAATIVFTLFEVEGE; encoded by the coding sequence ATGTATTCGCTTATTCTGGCAACCGCAACGCGCCTGCTGATCCCGCTGATGCTGATCTTCTCAATCTTTCTGCTCATCCGCGGGCATAACGAACCAGGCGGCGGATTCGTCGGCGGGTTGGTGGCAGGCGCCGCATTCACGCTGTACGCTGCCGCCTATGGCGTATCCCAGGCGCAAAGCGCGCTTCGTTTTGATCCCAAACAATTGGTGGGCTTCGGGTTGCTGGTGGCGGTCGTGAGCGGGTTGCTGGCGTTCATCCAGGGACTGCCGTTTATGACCGGTCTCTGGTACAAGGAGCCGCTGCCGGTGATCGGCAAAGTCGGCACACCGCTCTTGTTCGATGTCGGTGTCTACCTGGTTGTGCTTGGCATCGCAGCAACGATTGTATTTACCCTCTTCGAGGTGGAAGGAGAGTAG